The Ipomoea triloba cultivar NCNSP0323 chromosome 14, ASM357664v1 region TGCGATGCACGGTCtaaacttatataattaaatataaagtattgttataacatttataataaaagaaagagaattgGTTGATGCGTATCTCTTACTGCCCCTGGGAGAATAATGTGGTAGCTGCTTTAGCAAGGGTAGTGATCAACCACGATTGTGACTAGATTGAGTTTGTACGACGTCCAGTTCATATTCTGGGGGATCTTGTGAATGATAGAGGCGCTACTGGTGTGTTCTTTCCTGTTAACTAAGTTGGGTTTTGTCCTAGTTGGGGCTTTCCCCTTCCttcgtttcaaaaaaaaaagaaaagaaagagaataataatataatataatttatgaaaaCATGTACAATTACTAACAAAACTTAATGTTTGGTTctatgttattattaaaaatataaattacaaattattaaaaaccctttataaactaaattagtAATAGAAGTACAAAATCTTTCGGGTTCACtacaaattaagattttgatcCCGTCTAGATTACTCACTCTTGATGCAACCACATGCCCACATATAATTGACCATGAACAAAGACTGGTTTCTATATATAATAGCAAGCCAACATTTGATAGTGTTTGatcttgacttttgttgatggTCATTGCATAGAAAAACATCAATGTGAATTGTCTTCGATTAAACTTGAACGGTAGTCTTGGGTCTCATGGATTGATAgtcattttaattattagtacACTGGTGTCAACATTTGTCCTTGCCAATATGCGTGCTTCTATAAAATGGTTAGCTAATTTCGTTACAACCAACCGAGTATCATTGTAAATGTCAAGAGTGTGGTCAATATTTCTCATTAACATCACAGGTGACCCAACCTTTAAGGTTAATGAatgatttcaaagtatatactccgtaatatttaacAAATGATGTAAATATGTCATTCGATAACATTgtcagctttttttttttgaaagaataacATTGTCAGCTAATTTCGTTACAACCAACTGAGTACCATTGCAAATGCAATGAGTGTGgtcaatatttttcattaacaTCACAGGTGACCCAACTTTTAATGAATGAttttaaagtatataatatttaataaatgatGTAAATATGTTATTCGATGTAATTTCAGTCTCTACTAAAAAAATTTTCAGTTGATTAATAATTGTACACAAAATTAGCATTATTATAGACATTAACAAAAAAAAGCAatcaaaaagtaacatttaatttgatatagtTAAATAAGATATCGTAACCAACATTGCAGAATAAAATTTAGTGTGccaaatattcattcacattaATAACGCTTCAATATTGATTcacattaatatttattaataagactattacaatttattttgtgatattaatatttattaataagaccgttacaatttattttggattACAAAAACTATTCCAACGCGGGTGACATATTTACAGAGTATTTTAAATCAACACTCAAAGAGCGTTTTTTAAAGAAACCAATATAATATCACAATTAGTTCATTGTAGTTATTTTAGAACTTCATTTTTTAGTTCTTATTTTTTCATTGCAAATAAACTTTAGTCATTACAAACTATTTATTATGTAAGGTAGGGTGTGGGCAAAATGGTGGATTAATGTTGAAATTGagagtaattaattattaatcatctCCTAGATTTTGGTGGGGGAGAGCAGGGATCcgtgtcactcttaatacaatGGCTATTAATATGTGAAAATTGGGCATGCACCCTGATTCACATATCTAGGAAAGTTAATCAGTGTGCGGATTGATAGTATTTTAATTGGATGCCAACACAATATATAATTGAGCTACTACTCCCTACTAGTATTTTGAAATCCGTTTAGAGGgtcatatattttctttatgagGATGGCGTGACATTGTATTGTTTATTATAATTGCTAGTTGTCTTTTTCTAATGTAtggataaaaagaaaaatgaaaacaaatcaaaagctATTCAAACGGTGTTCCACTTTTTACAAGAGTGGCGTGATTTACCCCCAATGTATAATCTATTATCATCATATAATTAAATGTAtccattaaattatatattaactaTAAAGTATTCgttattttgagttaaaatgagtaaacatttaatataagATCATTTCTATCTTTCCAATTTAAGAAATTtcataaattcattaattagccgttactaaataattattatgaaatcaaaatgtaaaaaaaaagggaaaaattcAACTTATTAACGTCATAATGTGTATAttagtgaaattttttattttttcctctcttgattttaattacattttgacATGTCAATAAAGTTCTTTAAATTTATTGGCTATTTGTGAATGAATTGACACCACctgatattaaaaatatatctacttattaatcaaatgaaaaataatcaaataagtacTAGGTAAAAACATTAATACTTGAAGGTAAATTTTGGAAAGAAATGTAGCATTGctttagctatatatatatattgtatgcatTCATTGTTTTGAGCTAAAATGtgtaaaaaaatcatataagaTCATTTTTTTCcaagttttgaaaaataataaatcccTTTAATTTGCAGTTTCcaattaaacaattattatgacaccaaaatgcaaaaaaaaaaaaaaaattgaaataccaTAAAAAgatgatcaatatatatatttttttgagtactattgactctgttacaatgtagtatctgttcagaGCTACTTTCTCAGCCTCCATTAAGgcctgttcatagctactttctcaacctaataaAAAAGCACAAAGattcaacagttgcctccattaAGGTCTGTTcagagctactttctcaacctaatgaaaaagcacaaagagtcaacagttgcctccattaAGGCCTGTTcagagctactttctcaacctaatgaaaaaGCACAAAGattcaacagttgcctccattaAGGTCTATTTagagctactttctcaacctaatgaaaaaGCACAAAGattcaacagttgcctccattaAGGTCTGTTcagagctactttctcaacctaatgaaaaaGCTAAGGTCTGTTcagagctactttctcaacctaatgaaaaaGCAAAGGTCTGTTcagagctactttctcaacctaatgaaaaaGCACAAAGattcaacagttgcctccattaAGGCCTGTTcagagctactttctcaacctaatgaaaaaGCACAAAGattcaacagttgcctccattaAGGTCTGTTCAgagctattttctcaacctaatgaaaaagcgtcaacaattgcctccatTAAGGTCTGTTcagagctactttctcaacctaatgaaaaaGCACAAAGattcaacagttgcctccattaAGGTCTGTTcagagctactttctcaacctaatgaaaaaGCTAAGGTCTGTTcagagctactttctcaacctaatgaaaaaGCAAAGGTCTGTTcagagctactttctcaacctaatgaaaaaGCATAAAGATTCAACAGTTGCCTCTATTAAGGTCTGTTcagagctactttctcaacctaatgaaaaaGCGTCAACagtttctcaacctaatgaaaaagcgtcaacagttgcctccattaAGGTCTGTTcagagctactttctcaacctaatgaaaaagcgtcaacagttgcctccattaAGGTCTGTTTagagctactttctcaacttaatgAAAAAGCGTCAAGCCTCCATTAAGGTCTGTTcagagctactttctcaacctaatgaaaaaGCGTCAAGCCTACATTAAGGTCTGTTcagagctactttctcaacctaatgaaaaagcagagctactttctcaacctaatgaaaaaGCACAAAGattcaacagttgcctccattaAGGTCTGTTcagagctactttctcaacataatgAAAAAGCAgagctactttttcaacctaatGAAAAAGCACAAAGATTCAACAGTTGTCTTCATTAAGGTCTGTTcagagctactttctcaacataatgaaaaagcagagctactttctcaacctaatgaaaaaGCACAAAGATTcagagctactttctcaacctaatgaaaaaGCACAAAGATTCAGCAGTTGCCTCCATTAAGGTCTGTTcagagctactttctcaacctaatgaaaaaGCACAAAGATTCAGCTCCATTAAGGTCTGTTcagagctactttctcaacctactaatgaaaaaacacaaagattcaacagttgcctccattaAGGTCTGGCCACTATttttttctcaacctaatgaaaaaGCACAAAGATTCAGCTCCATTAAGGTCTGTTcagagctactttctcaacctagattcaacagttgcctccattaAGGTCTGTTcagagctactttctcaacctactaatgaaaaaacacaaagattcaacagttgcctccattaAGGTCTGTTCAGAGCACAAAGattcaacagttgcctccattaAGGTCTGTTcagagctactttctcaacctaatgaaaaaGCACAAAGATTCAGCTCCATTAAGGTCTGTTCAGAGCTACTTTCACAAAGATTCAGCTCCATTAAGGTCTGTTcagagctactttctcaacctagattcaacagttgcctccattaAGGTCTGTTcagagctactttctcaacctactaatgaaaaaacacaaagattcaacagttgcctccattaAGGTCTGTTCAgagttactttctcaatctaatGAAAAAGCATCAACAATTGCTTCTattaaggctcgaacccactcccatcatccatgtgaaagTGTTAACCAAGACACCAAATACCACTCAACCGCAAGTTCATCTGATGATCAATATCTTAAGCCTAAAATTTCAaaagatatgtatatatacacaatttttttttttcatcagaAAAGAACAAACCAAAAGAGAAATTAAACAGGCAAGTGAGTCTGAGCAGCCCACCGTAAACCGCCCGGGATTTCTGTAGCTTTTCTCTGCTATTCTCTGCTTCCTGACAAAGCAGTGGGCGGTGGTCGGTTGAAGAGTGAGTTCCGAGGAGGctaatatgaatatgaattgaaCTGAATTTGGATTGAAGTGATCGAGTTGAGTGAACATTTTCTCGTATAAATGGAGAATTCTGCTGCCTCTGGAGAGCCTAACAAGAAGCGTCCTCACCTCAATCCCCTCGTCTCTTCTCCCATGCCTCGCCACACCCTCTCTTCTTCTGATAGCAAACCGGTAACcgtcactctctctctctctctctctctctgtgtgtCCACTTCTTTATGTGTTCTTCTATGGTTTGTTTGGGAGATAATGAGTGAATTATTGTGTTGAGCATTTATTGTTTACTGAATTGGATTTTCAATTTGAGTTTCATATAAGGGTTGAGAAAGGGTTAAGTTAAAAGTTTAGCCCTTCTTTGTTAATTCAAATTTGAGTTTTCTCTTATGGAGGAAGCTGAAGGTAATTGGTAATTGGATAATGGGTCTAGAATGAGTGAATTGGTTGTAAAGTTGAACTCAGGATAGTTATTTTcttgatatatttatttagattggAATTTTTCTGTGAtatgtaaaacaaacaattttttaaagtcTATGCTTTTGCTATGAATTGTGTGAATTAGGGTTGAAGcttaaagtttgattttttatatagCATGCTGTTATCATAGGGTTTTGCTGAGTGCAAAGTTAGATTTATGAAGCACATTAAATGTTGATTCATAAAATTAGGGCTACAAATTGTAATAAACTAAAGGTCTTGTGAAATGTAAAAGGTGTTCTTTTTCGAAGTATAAATTCCCTTGACTTTAATAGTTTATTAGTTCCGAAGTTATTGTTCTGGTTTAGTCTGATTGTGCAAGGCACAAGATAGTCTTTGACATGTTTTCGGTTTAGGCTTGTGTTGTTGCACTGCATGAGTTAGCTATATTTGAGAAAGGGAGTTTAGATTTAGGTAATATGTGCATGCATATATGCTCGCTACTGtgtttgagagagagagagtgaattATTGTAATCAGGTCTCATTCTTAATTGCATTAATTTGCTTAGCCTTTAAGGGTTTAACAAAAGGCTCAAAATTTAACCACGTTTTGGTGAGTCCGTTTTGGGTCTTTCTATGCAAAAGAATCTTTAGTTAATTGAAAGATGAATTTGGAATCTGTGActtaagttttaaaattaaattcaggTTTGTTATTtgcatgatttatttatttaatacaaatCGAAAGATTGGATCTTTTCTGTGATACGTAAAATTTGTGTGccaaaaaagttcaattaaataaagtaggattcttctttctcttttgtcTAACATGGTATAATCCTTGTCTAGATCTTATCATGCGTATGTTCATTAAttcttttcacattataatgAAATGCAAGAGGCTTTTTTGTCTATATGTGCCAGCATATATGGGTGCACTTGCCCTTAGTTGTTACTAATGCCTCACAGATGTTGTGAAGGCAAGGTGTAGGAatgaattggaaaagaaaaaggagcAAATCCTGTGCTTGTGAAAAGCAAAAACTTCCTTACTTCGACCGTAGGAAATAAGATATATTTCCCTGTCAACacttttcctcttcttctttatttttattttttgcactaCCTAATGTGGTCTAATCTCAAGAAAAGATCTTTTAGTAAACCTACGTGGAGAATGTATTTCTAAAAGTTTAAGAATGCTGTACAAAAGTTTTATGGACGCTTGCAAGTTGAGACTATTTTGCAAGGCAAGGGTGTTAATTTCTTTCTTTGGCAGGTTGATGCTGCCGTTCTTCAGTATGAGAATCAGAAACTTGTCCGGCAATTAGATGTACAGAAACAAGAACTGCATGACcttgaagaaaaaatgaaagaattacAAGTTAAACAAGCAGCTTATGATGATATATTGATTTCAATAAACCGGCTTTGGAATAAGGTATTTTCTCTGAATGCTTTTTGTTTTCTCCTCCCGgacctcatttttttttttttttaatgttcttgTAAcctcttatatataatataattcttttaataacCTCTTGTAGGTAGATGATAATATGATACTTCTTGGAGCAAAAGTTGGGACAGATCCAAGAGCTTTACAAAGTTTGAGTCATGCTGATCATTCTCGAGGTTCTATATGGATTAGTTTATAAGTGCTATAAAGTTCTTATGCTACCCTTAAGATTTGACATGCCCTAAAGTTTTTATACAATGTTGGACTGTGCATATGCATCTCTCACTCTCTTGCATTTCCCCATGTAGGCTCAATTCCATCATGTCTTGCTGAAGAGATGTTTCTGTGTAGAATATTGAATAAGGATTTTATTGAAAGCAGTGGAAGTGGTGTATCAATTACAGATGTCAAAGAAGCTCTTGATTTCAGGTGTTCTTACACACGGGAGCTCATGACATCCTTGAAAGATGCTTTAGATGCTCAGAGCTCTAAACTGGAGGAGGTTGCTAATGCTTTGGATGTAATACCATCTGCAGAAGGTAAGGACTCTGGAGAGACTGAGATGAGTGTTCAACTTTTCCTCTCCTCCTTCCCCCCCCCCAATCAACCGatgaaaaaaaaacagcaaTATGAACATATAGAATGATGAGAATGTTAGTGTATGTTTGGGATTAAAAATCATGGATTGAGTTGGATATCTATGCTATTATCTGTAGCACTAGACACTAGTGGTCTGGGTAGGaacataaattaataatgaattgttgttgttgttgttattaaacTTTGAATGCTTCAGATGCTATTGCTCTATCAAGCAAGATTGATGATTTGTTGAAAGATGAGGCTAGTGTACTGCATGATGCAATTGATGTTCTTCTTCAGAAGCATAAAGAATATGCTAATGTAATTGAGATTTATGCGCAAGACCCAACAGATCAATCGGAATTAAAGCGCCTTGAGGGTATGTGGAATACTTTCCTCCAATTCATACATTTATGGTTCTCCAAGCATATTTAATGCGCTTGCACTAAAATCTATTCTAAATATTTTAGTTACAGAAGTGGAATTAATTTTAGTAGTTTAATTTCAGAGCAATGAAGATCATGTAACAGGCTTGCACTGCATGCACGGAGAGACTATTATTAGACCAACCCTATTCgttaaataattttagttacaaaaatgaattgaaaattttgaagttaATTGATTTGGAATGAAGATCCCTTGAtcacttgaaacttgaaaggcatgcacagagagaaaaatattaggCTTCATGTCTTCTGGTTCTCCAACTGGTACTTAATGTTTGGGCTTTCATCCTTTACTTTTGCATAACTAAAGTTGAGCTAGAAGAAAGCATGGCAGAACTTGAAGAAAGTAGAAGAAAGcttgttaatttgaaaatgcaGAAAGAGGCAGCATCAGCACGAGAGCAACCGGTTTTGGGTTCGGTAAATTGGAGTGTGTCACCAGAATATACAGAGAGGACAATGGATGTTCAGGAACTGAAGGATTCTATTGAGGAGACACAGGTGCTGTGACATTGGCTTTATTGCTTGCTTCTGTGTCTTTGCCTGTGTGAGTCTTTCTTTAAAAATGATATGTTTCATATGTTATAGGTGTTGGCAGATGACCGCCTAATTGAACTTCAAGATGCCAAAGATGACAATTCTGTCCTGCTAAAGCAGTTGCAAGATCTTAAGGTCTCTAATCAGAACTTTTTGATTTGGTATTTGaagtttgaattttcattttatcattattaaaagGTGGCAATATATACCCAAATTTTAGGTTGCTTATCCAATTTACCAATATTCATATGTTGGAATCGAGTTTTATGAAGTAACTTTATTTTTCCAGTATTAGGAAAAAAGGTTTAGAAAGGAAAACAGAGTAACAAAATActtttggtcctttgactatagtGACATTTTCACCTATGGTGTTTGACCCTTTTTTTTCCCACTTTGAGTCTAAAATATCCGCACATGTTGTAAGGTGAAGTTTGGTGAAATTTTTATGAAGTGAAAGCAGTTTGTATATTATTTGGACTAAAAGTTGATCTTTGAGCATTGAAAGTAGAAAAGATCAAAGTAACATAGGTGGAAATGCCACTACAGTCAAGGTACCAAATGGAAATaaactcaaaataatttaaaaagtgagGAAAAAATGGGCAACCCAAATTAAACATGCTGACTTTTTACCCAGGCGGATACCAATTTTAGGAATCCAAATTTTATTTGCCCATATTTACCCAACCAACCTGCTTATTTGTCACCTCTGATCAGTATCATTTCTAGCATTAGAGTATAATCAAACAAGCACTGGAGCAAAAGAGTGATTTTACAGACTGAACTGAAGGATGAAAATTTTGTGCATTCAACTTGTGCTTATACTATATTGAATGATATACTTGTCCCTGGACCACCTCTAATCATTATCATTACTAGCATTTTGGTATATAATCAAACAAGTGCTAACTGCTGAAGCTAAAAGTGGTGCTCTCTCTTTACAGGCTGAACTGAAGGATGATAAATTTGTATATTCAACTCGTGCTTATACTATATTGAATGACCAACTTCATCACTGGACTACTCAGATGGAACGGTACAAAGAGCTAGTGGAGCATCCTCAGGTTAAGCCACTTAACTTTCCATGGCAGAGTTTGAGGTTTAGTTGAAGATTTAGTTCATTGAaggacccccccccccccccccccacctgCGCCcccaaaatgaataaaaaaaaaaatcaatcggGGTTTAGTTTGTATTTCAAGCTTGCAGCCATGGCTTAAAGTTTGATTCAGGTTGACAGGTCTCTCATCTCACGGAAGGACAAGGAATTGACAGTGAAAGCAGAGTCTGTGGATGCTGCGCGGAAGATTATAAGTGATtcagaatcaaagattgaagaacTGGAACATCAGCTTGAGAGATACATTATTGAAAACAATGAACTAGCAGTCAAAATGGAAGAAGCCATTCAAGATTCAGGTTGATTTAATTTTGAATGGTTCACACTGATGTTGGAAAAAAGATCTCAATAGAAGGTTCATTTTTGCAGGACGAAAAGACATTAAAGCTGAGTTTCAGGTAATGGCTTCTGCTTTgtcaaaggaaaaaggaatgatgAGAGCTCAGTTGAATCGGTGGAAGGATGCAGCTCAAGAGTCCCTTTCCTTGCGTGAAGAAGCACAGTCGCTCAAAACTTCACTGGACAGAAAGGTTTGATCTTGGTTTCATTTGAGTTTTGATGTGTGACATGATATCTCAACCACCTGCACTTGAAGCCAGTGGTTGCTTGGTTAGTTGTTTCTTCCCAAAGTGATTGCATCAGAATTGGGCTTTGTGTTTTGAGCTTATTATTGTTAACCTGCTATGTCTCTAGACTCAAAATATATCTTCTTTTGACTTCTACATCACCCTGGGCATTCCAAAAATCACCAAGAGCTACTTTGCAGTGCAGAAAGGAATCACTGACTGATTATTCTGTCATTTTGCATATGTATTACCTATCTGCAAGTAGTTTCCCACTTTGCATTCTTtcctgtgttgatcatatcatgaGAAACTGTCCACCGTCTGAAGAACAAGAATCTTATGGGAGCTTAGGTCTTTCTGATAGCCATCCAATGGAATACTGAATTGTAATTTGCTCAGGATCTTATAATATGATCTGACAGAAAACCTTTCCTTTTGATCTCCCAATCCAACCATTTCGCTTGTATTGTCATTTTATTTCACTGATTTCCTTACCTCCATCAAGAACTAAGAATTGTGGTTACATAAAATGGAGAGTTACTTTGTTTCTGATGCCTTCAAAATTGTTGTCCCAAATGACTCTTGAACTTGAATTTCTTTGGagcactctctctctctctctctctctctctctctctctctatatatatatatatatatatatatatatatatatctgggAGAAGGGAACTAGTATTAGTTTCTTCAAGGAAGTGCATGTAACAACAGGTTTCTGTGGGAATATAAATGTGTGAGATTCTTGTGCAATttggttatttttctttttgcaggGATGATGGTATTGGGAAGGGGAACTTGATTAGTTTTCTTTTTGCTGGTGAGTGGCTTTTGTTATCATGATATTTACAGACTTGTTTTTGGCAGACTATTGAGCAAAAGGACTTGGCTGACAAATGTGGTCGAAATTCTGCAGCAATTAAATCATTAAAGATGCATGTAAGTTTTACTACACTCGCCTATTACTAACGTAATAAGTTGTGCACTTCTCAATATTTCATTCTATGATATGGCAGGTTGAGCAAATGCAGCGGGAACAAGAAGAGCGGAAAATAATCTTGGACATGCATAGCCAGCAAATCTATGATAATAGGTAGGTTCAACTGAGCATGCTTAGTCTATGTTAAGGATAATATTCTTGAGCAATAGTGATTTGGGGAAAATGCTTCTAATACAGAAATGATTGTTTAAAAAAGTTTTTCCGAATGAGATGCACAAAGTACATTTATTAACTTTGTCATACTTTTAATCAAGTAATATGTTAATGTGATGTGATATTCTATAGTGACTCTAAAAGTTTTTAACTTATGCTAGAAATATAATGGAAATTCAAGAATCAGAACGAAGAGCTCGTTCACAAGCTGAATT contains the following coding sequences:
- the LOC116004384 gene encoding E3 ubiquitin-protein ligase BRE1-like 2, which codes for MENSAASGEPNKKRPHLNPLVSSPMPRHTLSSSDSKPVDAAVLQYENQKLVRQLDVQKQELHDLEEKMKELQVKQAAYDDILISINRLWNKVDDNMILLGAKVGTDPRALQSLSHADHSRGSIPSCLAEEMFLCRILNKDFIESSGSGVSITDVKEALDFRCSYTRELMTSLKDALDAQSSKLEEVANALDVIPSAEDAIALSSKIDDLLKDEASVLHDAIDVLLQKHKEYANVIEIYAQDPTDQSELKRLEVELEESMAELEESRRKLVNLKMQKEAASAREQPVLGSVNWSVSPEYTERTMDVQELKDSIEETQVLADDRLIELQDAKDDNSVLLKQLQDLKAELKDDKFVYSTRAYTILNDQLHHWTTQMERYKELVEHPQVDRSLISRKDKELTVKAESVDAARKIISDSESKIEELEHQLERYIIENNELAVKMEEAIQDSGRKDIKAEFQVMASALSKEKGMMRAQLNRWKDAAQESLSLREEAQSLKTSLDRKTIEQKDLADKCGRNSAAIKSLKMHVEQMQREQEERKIILDMHSQQIYDNRNIMEIQESERRARSQAEFLRNALDEHGLELRIKAANEAEAACQPRLSAAEAELAQLRAELEASDRDVFELREALKIKEGESETYISEIETIGQAYEDMQNQNQHLLQMMAERDELNIKLVSESVKTKQSQSLLLSERHALEKQLQQSKTSLESLKMRIAQNEELMKGYIMEALSSTQEDRELAVSLESVKWELMDAEKELKWLKSSVSSSQKEYDQIQRKIDQIQTELDTERSEKAKLDEELTDLNRTVTELTSESGDAAIQRLEDEINDCKAILKCGVCCDRPKEVVIAKCYHLFCNPCIQRNLELRHRKCPGCGTAFGQNDVRFVKI